A region of Acidisarcina sp. DNA encodes the following proteins:
- a CDS encoding M48 family metallopeptidase: MSRRRNGNRIPLRMAVVAGLAMAPLACWSAGTGYAAASEDSPQSTSTSTTANPQDNSAPASSPANAPQSAPNPQTAPNNPPDNANGTATTPGGTGTAPTATTSPQQNSGSGTPATPASGSSSADKTAPKVKSGSIKDVNSVGNRDIGGRGMGNWYSTESEIKMGKGYAMELEKSTRLITDPVVTEYINRVGQNLVKNSDAKVPFTIKVIDSDEINAMALPGGFFYVNSGLILAADEEAELAGVMAHEIAHVAAHHAAREQTRSNYAQLGSIPLIFVGGWLGYGLYEAASIGVPLTFLKFSREFETQADYLGVEYMYRAGYDPQAFISFFEKIQNLEKQKPGAVSKAFSSHPQTPDRIAHSQDEIAKILPARDEYVVTTSEFDDVKARLARIENKRKLQDGKDGKKPTLRRASSNPNGTGSDPSQQGDDRPTLQRRDNN; encoded by the coding sequence ATGAGTCGACGGAGAAACGGAAACCGGATTCCTTTACGCATGGCGGTAGTGGCAGGCCTGGCAATGGCTCCGCTGGCGTGCTGGTCCGCTGGCACAGGCTACGCGGCCGCTTCTGAGGATTCTCCGCAGAGCACGTCCACATCGACCACGGCCAATCCCCAGGACAACTCTGCGCCCGCTTCCAGCCCGGCAAATGCCCCTCAAAGTGCGCCGAATCCGCAGACCGCCCCGAACAATCCTCCCGACAATGCCAACGGAACAGCCACGACGCCAGGTGGAACGGGCACGGCGCCGACAGCCACAACCAGTCCCCAGCAGAACTCGGGATCGGGTACGCCGGCGACCCCGGCTTCGGGATCGTCTTCCGCCGACAAAACCGCTCCCAAGGTGAAATCCGGCAGCATCAAGGATGTGAATTCGGTCGGGAATCGCGATATTGGCGGACGGGGCATGGGGAATTGGTACTCCACCGAGAGCGAGATCAAGATGGGTAAGGGGTACGCGATGGAGCTCGAGAAGAGCACCCGCCTGATCACCGATCCCGTCGTCACGGAATACATCAACCGCGTGGGCCAGAATCTGGTGAAGAACTCCGACGCCAAGGTGCCGTTTACGATCAAGGTCATCGATTCCGATGAAATCAACGCCATGGCGCTCCCCGGAGGCTTCTTCTACGTGAATTCGGGCCTGATCCTTGCTGCGGATGAAGAGGCGGAGCTGGCAGGGGTGATGGCTCACGAGATTGCCCATGTGGCGGCGCATCACGCCGCGCGCGAACAGACCCGCTCCAACTACGCCCAGCTTGGGTCGATTCCGCTTATTTTTGTGGGCGGCTGGCTGGGATACGGGTTGTATGAAGCTGCCTCGATCGGTGTACCGCTGACCTTCCTCAAGTTCTCGCGTGAGTTCGAGACGCAGGCCGACTACCTGGGCGTCGAATATATGTACCGCGCGGGATACGATCCGCAGGCATTTATTTCTTTCTTCGAGAAGATTCAAAACCTGGAAAAGCAGAAGCCTGGAGCGGTTTCCAAGGCATTTTCCAGCCATCCTCAAACTCCGGACCGCATAGCGCATTCGCAGGACGAGATTGCCAAGATCCTTCCGGCGCGGGATGAGTACGTGGTGACAACTTCAGAATTTGACGATGTAAAGGCGCGGCTGGCCCGCATCGAAAATAAGCGAAAGCTGCAGGATGGCAAGGATGGGAAGAAGCCCACCCTGCGCCGCGCAAGCTCGAATCCTAACGGTACCGGTTCGGACCCCTCGCAGCAGGGGGATGACCGCCCGACCCTGCAGCGGCGCGACAACAATTAA
- a CDS encoding inositol-3-phosphate synthase, translated as MSTVQDSGANSRSQIQPATGKLGVMIVGLGAVATTLIAGVEAVRKGLAKPIGSITQMGTIRLGKRTESRTPLIHDFVPLAKLDDIVFTGWDIFKDNVYEAASNAKVLDKDLLQQIKPYLETIKPLPAVFDQYYVKRLQGTNVKKGKNKRDLAEQVREDIRAFKKTVDRVVVIWCGSTEIFLEPHPVQDSLAAFEKGLDENDINIAPSMIYAYAALSEGVPFANGAPNLTVDMPVMLELSKKNSAPICGKDFKTGQTLIKTVLSPAFKARMLGVSGWYSTNILGNRDGEVLDDPESFKTKEESKLGVLDFILQPELYPELYGNIYHKVRINYYPPRGDNKEGWDNIDIFGWLGYPMQIKVDFLCRDSILAAPIALDLVLFMDLAKRTTGLKDLGIQEWLSFFFKSPMTAPGLYPEHDLFIQSMKLKNTLRHIRGEQLITHLGLEYYD; from the coding sequence ATGTCTACTGTTCAGGATAGCGGTGCCAATTCGAGATCGCAGATTCAGCCCGCTACGGGCAAATTAGGGGTTATGATCGTCGGCCTGGGGGCCGTCGCTACCACTTTGATCGCCGGTGTGGAAGCAGTTCGCAAGGGTCTCGCCAAGCCCATCGGATCCATTACACAGATGGGCACGATTCGTCTTGGAAAGCGCACTGAATCGCGGACTCCACTGATTCATGACTTTGTGCCGCTCGCCAAGCTGGACGATATCGTGTTCACCGGGTGGGATATCTTCAAAGATAACGTGTATGAGGCGGCCAGCAACGCCAAGGTTCTGGACAAGGATCTGCTGCAGCAGATCAAGCCCTATCTTGAGACCATCAAGCCTCTGCCGGCAGTCTTCGACCAGTATTACGTCAAGCGCCTGCAAGGGACGAACGTAAAGAAGGGCAAGAACAAGCGGGATCTGGCCGAGCAGGTACGGGAGGACATCCGGGCATTCAAGAAGACCGTTGACCGCGTCGTCGTGATCTGGTGCGGATCGACCGAGATCTTCCTGGAGCCTCACCCGGTGCAAGACTCCCTCGCCGCCTTCGAGAAAGGCCTGGACGAGAACGACATCAACATCGCTCCTTCCATGATCTACGCGTATGCGGCACTTTCCGAGGGGGTTCCCTTCGCCAATGGCGCGCCGAACCTTACCGTCGATATGCCAGTAATGCTCGAGCTCTCGAAGAAGAATTCCGCGCCTATTTGCGGCAAGGACTTCAAGACGGGGCAGACGCTGATCAAGACCGTCCTTTCGCCGGCGTTCAAGGCGCGCATGCTCGGCGTCAGCGGCTGGTACTCGACCAACATCCTCGGTAATCGCGATGGGGAAGTGCTGGACGATCCCGAGTCTTTCAAGACCAAGGAAGAGTCCAAGCTGGGAGTTCTGGATTTCATCCTGCAGCCTGAGCTATACCCTGAGCTCTATGGCAACATTTATCACAAGGTTCGCATTAACTATTACCCGCCACGCGGTGATAACAAAGAGGGTTGGGACAACATCGACATCTTTGGCTGGCTCGGATATCCGATGCAGATCAAGGTCGATTTCCTCTGCCGGGATTCCATTCTCGCCGCTCCGATCGCGCTGGATCTGGTTCTCTTCATGGATCTGGCCAAGCGCACAACGGGACTGAAGGACCTTGGCATCCAGGAGTGGTTGAGCTTCTTCTTCAAGTCGCCAATGACTGCGCCCGGACTGTACCCCGAGCACGATCTCTTTATTCAGTCGATGAAGCTGAAGAACACGCTGCGCCACATCAGGGGCGAGCAACTGATCACCCACCTGGGCCTGGAATACTACGATTGA
- a CDS encoding DedA family protein, giving the protein MTEKILVVLAHFIISVISAGGYAGIVFLMAVESACVPLPSEIIMPFSGYLVFMGRFHLIWVATAGAIGCNVGSAIAYWIGAYGGRPMVERYGRFVLLSEHDLDRTTRFFSKYGSITVFVARLLPVVRTFIALPAGIAKMPQLRFHVYTFLGSWPWCFILAYAGMKLGEGWETDPRFKAVFHQFHTAVVVLLVFGIAWFLWSHLKSRFLRSGEAS; this is encoded by the coding sequence ATGACAGAGAAAATCTTAGTTGTTCTGGCCCACTTCATCATCTCGGTGATCTCGGCTGGGGGGTATGCAGGAATCGTCTTTCTGATGGCGGTGGAGTCGGCTTGCGTGCCTCTTCCATCGGAGATCATCATGCCATTCTCCGGCTACCTCGTCTTCATGGGGCGGTTTCATCTCATTTGGGTAGCCACCGCTGGCGCCATCGGCTGCAATGTGGGCTCGGCTATTGCCTACTGGATTGGCGCCTATGGCGGAAGACCGATGGTGGAGCGGTATGGCCGGTTTGTTCTGCTCAGCGAGCATGATCTGGATCGCACGACACGCTTCTTTTCCAAGTATGGTTCCATCACCGTCTTCGTTGCCCGATTGCTGCCCGTGGTACGAACTTTCATTGCTCTGCCGGCAGGAATTGCAAAAATGCCGCAACTTCGTTTTCACGTCTACACGTTTTTAGGATCGTGGCCGTGGTGCTTCATCCTTGCCTATGCCGGAATGAAGCTGGGGGAAGGGTGGGAAACCGATCCAAGGTTCAAGGCCGTCTTTCATCAGTTCCACACCGCGGTCGTCGTTCTTCTGGTGTTCGGAATTGCGTGGTTCCTCTGGTCTCACCTGAAAAGTCGCTTCTTGCGGTCTGGGGAAGCATCGTGA
- the nth gene encoding endonuclease III, producing MATRKTASLSTTKNRPASPRTTAAKPTAKTASVKPRTKSSSQSDLAPERIASILRILEETYPGAECALHHRNAWELLVATILSAQCTDARVNMVTPALFRKFPTPAAFAAASLPEIEAEIRSTGFYHNKAKSISGAAKRVMSEFHGKVPRTMEELLTLPGVARKTANVVLGVAYKQAAGIVVDTHVLRLSMRLGLTHNTVPAKVEQDLMKIIPQDHWIAFSHEMIHHGREICIARKPRCADCPLEPLCNSADKTWSTH from the coding sequence ATGGCAACCAGGAAAACCGCATCGCTGAGCACCACGAAGAACCGGCCCGCGTCGCCCAGGACAACGGCAGCCAAGCCCACAGCAAAAACCGCCTCCGTCAAGCCGCGGACAAAGTCCTCCTCTCAATCGGATCTGGCGCCTGAGCGGATTGCCTCGATTCTCAGGATCCTGGAAGAGACCTATCCTGGGGCTGAGTGCGCGCTGCACCATCGCAATGCATGGGAGTTGTTGGTAGCGACGATTCTCTCGGCTCAGTGTACCGATGCCCGCGTCAACATGGTTACCCCCGCGCTCTTTCGCAAGTTTCCGACGCCCGCTGCCTTTGCCGCTGCTTCCCTGCCGGAGATCGAGGCCGAGATCCGCTCCACGGGCTTCTACCACAACAAGGCAAAGTCCATCTCAGGCGCAGCCAAACGGGTGATGAGCGAGTTTCACGGCAAGGTTCCCCGCACCATGGAGGAGTTGTTGACGCTTCCCGGTGTGGCTCGCAAGACGGCCAACGTCGTGCTCGGAGTGGCCTACAAGCAAGCCGCCGGGATCGTCGTGGACACGCACGTTCTGCGCCTATCCATGCGCCTGGGTCTGACGCACAACACGGTCCCGGCAAAGGTGGAGCAGGATTTGATGAAGATTATTCCGCAGGATCACTGGATCGCCTTCTCGCACGAGATGATCCACCATGGCCGGGAGATCTGTATCGCGCGAAAGCCGCGTTGCGCGGACTGTCCGCTGGAACCACTCTGCAACTCAGCGGACAAGACCTGGAGTACACACTAG
- a CDS encoding sugar transferase: MATSEFLQRLTVKAPETNDSQNRSRAVAAAARSTRASMVLWVLTDVVTVLFALMVSIEVTFGGLGQGLHAVHSSASNLPSFHHPLTLLLGYLIWFIAAIVLVSRRYHLYEPLRISSTFHEQRMTMQACFTAGLLLTGSLYLVHGEVISRTLVLLMIMLTTAALCVRRLGWRAILYRRFERGLETRNILIIGTGRIGQALRHHIDSVRHLGYTFKGYIHVPGVDLDIPSMSGEVLGGVDHVFDLAREHFVDEIFVASPCERGLVKHIVAQARNAGVDIRVVPDLYDGLAWNSEVEYVGQFPTIPLHRGEAHEIGYFLKRMLDVVLSSATMLAISPLLTAIAIGVKLDSPGPIFYRSERIGKKGRVFKCVKFRTMVRDAERRRADILHMNERDGVLFKITNDPRITRLGRLLRKYSLDELPQFYNVLRGDMSIVGPRPPLASEVKQYELSHLRRLDVTPGITGLWQVQARQDPSFDSYISLDTAYIENWTLWLDIKILIRTVAVVVHGTGS; encoded by the coding sequence ATGGCTACTTCAGAGTTTCTACAACGTCTGACGGTGAAGGCCCCGGAGACCAACGACTCGCAGAACCGCAGCAGGGCTGTGGCTGCAGCGGCACGTTCCACGCGTGCTTCGATGGTCTTGTGGGTGCTCACCGACGTGGTGACTGTATTGTTTGCGTTAATGGTCTCGATTGAAGTGACCTTTGGCGGGTTAGGACAGGGGCTGCACGCGGTTCATTCTTCGGCATCGAATCTGCCCTCGTTTCATCATCCTCTGACATTGCTTCTGGGCTATCTCATATGGTTTATCGCGGCCATTGTGCTGGTCAGCCGTCGTTACCATCTCTACGAGCCCTTGCGGATTTCCAGTACCTTCCATGAGCAGCGGATGACCATGCAGGCCTGCTTCACGGCCGGCTTGTTGCTGACGGGCAGCTTGTACCTGGTGCATGGCGAGGTTATCTCGCGCACGCTGGTGCTGTTGATGATCATGCTTACCACCGCTGCGCTATGCGTGCGCCGCCTGGGATGGCGTGCCATCCTTTACCGCCGGTTTGAACGGGGCCTGGAGACGCGCAACATTCTGATCATCGGAACCGGGCGAATCGGCCAGGCGCTTCGCCACCACATCGATAGCGTTCGGCATCTTGGTTACACCTTCAAGGGATACATCCATGTCCCGGGAGTCGATCTCGACATTCCTTCGATGAGCGGTGAAGTCCTGGGCGGAGTGGATCACGTCTTCGATCTGGCACGGGAACATTTTGTTGATGAGATATTTGTTGCCAGTCCGTGTGAACGGGGCCTGGTAAAGCACATCGTGGCGCAGGCACGGAATGCCGGTGTCGATATACGTGTCGTTCCGGATCTCTACGACGGCCTGGCCTGGAACAGCGAAGTGGAATACGTGGGGCAATTTCCCACGATCCCGCTGCATCGCGGTGAGGCACATGAGATAGGGTACTTCCTAAAGCGGATGCTGGATGTCGTGCTGTCGTCCGCGACCATGCTGGCAATCTCACCGCTGCTAACCGCGATTGCGATCGGCGTCAAGCTGGATTCTCCCGGACCGATCTTCTATCGCTCCGAGCGCATCGGTAAAAAGGGCCGTGTCTTCAAATGCGTGAAGTTTCGTACGATGGTGCGCGATGCGGAGCGTCGCCGTGCGGATATCCTGCATATGAACGAGCGGGACGGCGTCCTGTTCAAGATCACCAACGATCCGCGGATCACGCGCCTGGGGCGTCTGCTGCGGAAGTACTCGCTCGATGAGTTGCCGCAGTTCTACAACGTACTGCGTGGCGATATGAGCATCGTTGGGCCGCGTCCTCCGCTGGCCAGTGAAGTGAAACAGTACGAACTAAGCCATCTGCGGCGTCTGGATGTGACCCCAGGCATCACCGGCTTGTGGCAGGTACAGGCGAGGCAGGATCCATCCTTCGATAGCTATATTTCGTTGGATACCGCTTATATCGAGAACTGGACCTTGTGGCTGGATATCAAGATCCTGATTCGCACGGTAGCGGTTGTCGTTCACGGGACTGGCAGCTAG
- a CDS encoding ATP-binding cassette domain-containing protein: MPIADSSRDGDQTVRDIPKLVVETHLAKKDAASSAYIAFEHVYKSFGDLHVLDDVSFCVGQGETLCILGRSGVGKSVSLQNIMGFLKPDSGRIYVAGEDITHFDEKQLQVLRKKVTMVFQNGALFDSLSVGENVAFPLRERHELEDDQIDQVVNGLLDMVGVSGMADQLPSDLSTGMKRSVAIARALAAQPEAILYDEPTTMVDPLMARLLGNLIQKLKHQLRLTSIVVTHDTRFAERLADRVLFLNQGKAWFFGTLDEFRASQDPVVRQFLDLDALEVPQG, from the coding sequence GTGCCGATTGCCGATTCGTCAAGAGACGGCGATCAGACGGTTCGCGATATTCCAAAGCTAGTGGTGGAGACGCACCTGGCGAAGAAGGATGCTGCGAGCTCTGCCTACATTGCCTTCGAACACGTTTACAAATCTTTTGGCGACCTGCACGTTCTGGATGACGTGAGCTTTTGCGTGGGACAAGGTGAAACACTTTGCATACTCGGGCGCAGCGGGGTGGGGAAGTCTGTTTCGCTGCAAAACATCATGGGATTTCTAAAGCCCGACTCTGGACGCATCTATGTTGCGGGAGAAGACATCACACATTTCGATGAGAAGCAACTGCAGGTGTTGCGAAAGAAAGTGACCATGGTGTTTCAAAATGGGGCATTGTTCGATTCGCTATCTGTAGGCGAGAATGTCGCATTTCCGCTTCGTGAGCGCCACGAACTGGAAGATGACCAGATCGACCAGGTGGTGAATGGCCTCTTGGACATGGTGGGAGTTTCGGGGATGGCAGATCAGTTGCCTTCGGACCTGTCTACTGGGATGAAGCGATCGGTTGCAATCGCGCGGGCTTTGGCTGCGCAGCCGGAAGCGATTCTCTACGACGAGCCGACGACAATGGTCGATCCGCTTATGGCTCGGCTGCTAGGCAACCTAATTCAAAAGTTGAAGCATCAGTTACGATTAACGAGCATCGTAGTAACCCACGATACGCGGTTCGCAGAGCGGTTGGCGGACAGGGTCTTGTTTCTGAATCAAGGGAAGGCATGGTTTTTTGGAACGCTGGATGAATTTCGAGCTTCTCAGGATCCAGTAGTACGGCAATTCCTTGATCTGGATGCACTTGAGGTACCTCAGGGGTAA
- a CDS encoding molybdenum cofactor guanylyltransferase, translated as MTPRDAGLLEVEGFVLAGGRSIRMGQDKALLDFNGMPLVQLALRNLGTVTESRRIVGDRPDLTCFAPVVPDLQASCGPLGGICAALKATSTDWNLFQPVDVPLLPAGFLRWMVRRVSQTRALATVPAVGGMPQPLIAIYHRALLPELEQRLMTGDYGTIRAIEAAVAKEGCSGGCMDFFHVETLAAAGHFAGIETGDRIGRWFENLNRPVDLENCAAS; from the coding sequence ATGACCCCACGGGATGCAGGCTTGCTGGAGGTCGAAGGCTTCGTCCTTGCCGGCGGCCGCAGCATCCGAATGGGACAGGACAAGGCACTGCTGGACTTTAACGGAATGCCGCTGGTTCAACTGGCGCTCAGGAATCTCGGCACTGTAACCGAGTCGCGGCGCATAGTGGGCGATAGGCCGGACCTGACTTGCTTTGCGCCAGTGGTTCCCGATCTACAGGCATCCTGCGGGCCGCTGGGGGGCATCTGCGCCGCGCTTAAGGCCACATCCACTGACTGGAATCTATTCCAGCCAGTAGATGTGCCGCTGCTGCCTGCGGGGTTTCTGCGGTGGATGGTCCGCAGGGTGTCGCAGACCAGAGCGCTGGCCACGGTGCCAGCGGTCGGCGGCATGCCGCAGCCGCTCATCGCCATCTATCACCGTGCGCTTCTGCCGGAGTTGGAACAGCGGCTGATGACGGGAGACTATGGAACGATTCGTGCTATCGAAGCCGCAGTGGCAAAGGAAGGCTGTTCCGGGGGCTGCATGGACTTCTTCCACGTAGAAACGCTGGCAGCGGCGGGTCACTTTGCCGGTATTGAGACGGGAGACCGCATCGGTAGATGGTTTGAGAATCTGAACCGCCCGGTTGATCTGGAGAACTGTGCAGCAAGCTGA
- a CDS encoding dipeptidase, protein MSSKAVAYAHTQQDRFLQELFTLLRVPSVSTLPEHAGDVRHAAEMLVKELQRIGMEHVRLIETAGHPLVYADWLHAEGKPTCLCYGHYDVQPAEPLEEWHTPPFEPTVRDGNVYARGAVDDKGQMYMHVKALESLLQADGKLPLNVRVILEGEEEVGGEAIAKFVAEHPDELKADFALISDTEMFAPDLPTLCVGLRGMIYTEIEARGAKTDLHSGMYGGAAPNPFIALAQIIAQLKDANGRILIPGFYDKVAKPSADELKAWKSLPFDEEHYRKSEVGSSVLTGEEGYSVLERTWARPTLDVHGMPGGFIGAGAKTVIPARAVAKISMRLVPDMTPQETFALYKKYVESLRPKGIELEVRLIHSGDPIVVGTDNPYVKAAQKAMHEVWAKDTVFIRSGGSIPIVGDFERHLHIPSVMMGFGLPDDNLHAPNEKFHIANFYRGIDSLILFLEEAGR, encoded by the coding sequence ATGTCATCAAAAGCAGTTGCCTACGCCCATACCCAACAGGATCGCTTTCTGCAGGAACTCTTCACCTTGCTTCGCGTGCCCTCAGTTTCTACCTTGCCAGAGCATGCGGGGGATGTTCGCCATGCGGCGGAGATGCTCGTGAAAGAGCTGCAGCGCATTGGGATGGAGCACGTGAGACTGATCGAAACCGCAGGTCATCCGCTGGTATATGCGGACTGGTTGCACGCGGAAGGCAAGCCCACCTGCCTCTGCTATGGCCACTACGACGTGCAGCCCGCAGAGCCGCTGGAAGAGTGGCACACTCCTCCCTTTGAGCCGACCGTGCGCGACGGCAACGTGTATGCCCGCGGCGCCGTGGACGACAAGGGCCAGATGTACATGCACGTGAAGGCCCTGGAATCTCTCTTGCAGGCTGACGGGAAGCTGCCTCTGAATGTTCGCGTGATTCTGGAAGGGGAGGAAGAGGTGGGCGGCGAGGCAATCGCCAAGTTTGTCGCGGAGCACCCGGACGAGCTGAAGGCCGATTTCGCGCTGATCTCCGACACCGAGATGTTCGCTCCCGATCTGCCAACGCTCTGCGTAGGGCTGCGCGGCATGATCTACACCGAGATCGAAGCGCGTGGAGCGAAGACCGACCTGCACTCCGGGATGTATGGCGGCGCCGCACCGAATCCGTTTATTGCGCTGGCGCAGATCATCGCGCAGTTGAAGGACGCGAACGGCAGGATCCTGATTCCCGGATTCTATGACAAGGTTGCAAAACCGAGTGCCGACGAGCTGAAGGCGTGGAAGAGCCTGCCCTTCGACGAAGAGCACTACCGGAAGAGTGAGGTGGGCTCCAGCGTATTGACGGGAGAAGAAGGGTACTCCGTGCTGGAGCGGACCTGGGCGCGGCCGACGCTGGACGTTCACGGCATGCCTGGAGGCTTCATCGGCGCAGGCGCGAAGACGGTGATCCCGGCCAGGGCGGTGGCCAAGATCTCGATGCGCCTGGTGCCCGACATGACGCCGCAGGAGACCTTCGCACTCTACAAAAAATATGTGGAGTCCCTGCGGCCGAAGGGAATTGAGCTGGAGGTGCGCCTGATCCACTCCGGTGACCCGATTGTTGTGGGAACGGACAATCCCTACGTCAAGGCCGCGCAGAAAGCGATGCACGAGGTGTGGGCGAAGGATACGGTATTTATTCGCTCGGGCGGCTCGATTCCCATTGTTGGTGACTTCGAGCGTCATCTGCACATACCCAGCGTCATGATGGGCTTCGGTCTGCCGGACGACAACCTGCACGCTCCGAATGAAAAATTCCACATTGCGAACTTCTACCGCGGCATTGACTCGCTGATTCTGTTTTTGGAGGAAGCGGGAAGATGA
- a CDS encoding rhodanese-like domain-containing protein translates to MLPYEIDAPALKTLLTDGNAHPRTEGDAPGLVLLDVREPWEYATARIEGSILMPMGEVPSRAFQEIDPESHIVTICHAGVRSMNVAVWLRNQGFEQTQSLQGGIDAWSRLVDPKVPRY, encoded by the coding sequence ATGCTCCCTTATGAGATAGACGCACCGGCGCTGAAAACGCTCCTGACAGACGGCAATGCCCACCCGCGAACCGAGGGCGATGCACCCGGTTTGGTGCTTCTCGATGTGCGGGAACCCTGGGAATATGCCACCGCCCGTATTGAAGGCAGCATTTTGATGCCCATGGGCGAGGTCCCCAGCCGCGCATTTCAGGAGATCGACCCGGAGAGTCATATTGTGACCATCTGCCACGCCGGGGTGCGATCGATGAACGTGGCAGTCTGGCTGAGGAACCAAGGATTCGAGCAGACGCAGTCGTTGCAGGGAGGAATCGATGCCTGGTCGCGACTGGTGGACCCCAAGGTTCCTCGCTATTGA